The region acgTCTCACGGATCactgagtcaccaaaaaatgtgcattttcatgactcgagtccaaggcactgacttgagttcccatccctgatcttTTCCACATTGGCAGGGAGCAGAGGATTACTGGCAAGGCGACTCCCAGATAAGGGTAGTTTGATAAGAGTAGTCTTGGGCCCCTTCCCCATCATTCATGGCTAAGAGGGAGCAAGCATCAACTGAAGTTTGCCAGACTAGAACTGAACCCCATGTTGCACTCTCCAGACCTGTCCACAGTCCTAATAAGGCTGAGACCAGGGGGTGGTGGACCTGCCATCCCACTCCAACCCAAGCCTCATTGGTTTTCACAAGTATTGGACTTGGGTGTCCCAAGCAGCCCCCTGCCATTCCAAAGAGGCTCTCCAGACCCAGCATCCTCACCCATTTCCGCTGACAGCTCCAGGTCTTCACTCACTACCTGTGCTTCCATTGTTGCTTTGACAGCTACCCCCTTGATATTCTCAATCATAAAGGGTCCAGTACAGAGAATAGGACAGGCTGGATTTGGTCAATATGTTGTTAGCACTCTGTTGAAAAGAGCAGCTTGCCAGAGCCATTTTGAGTTGAAAAGTAATTGGCCATCACCAATTGATGCTCGTGCAAATATCAGAAAACCCCAGCTGGATCAGCCACAGCAACAAGTCTAGTTTCTCATCGTATTCCTAACATGGGAATACGATGAGAATCCCCATGGGATGCcagcaagcaggagaaaaaggcatcTGTCTTTCTCACTGTTGCTACAATGAAGTAGACATTCAAAGACATAACTGTTAGTGTACCTCATGGAGCACTAGCAGCAAATTGCCCCTGCCAACAACAGGCTATGgctataataaataataataataaaactttatttttatcccgcccttctcccaaaaagggacccagggcggctaacaacatataaaacaaattaaaacataatttcacaaacagataaaaacatattaaaaaacacattagcagaacccataaaaacagtagtcagaagagtcagaataaaagagcataaaacagcagttcttagaggaatcgggcctgtaaaaaagcaactaaaagatatataaaagatgttaaaaaggccgtaacgtcagaaggcttggttaaacaacaaggtcttcaggcctcgccgaaaggtctcgagggagggagccattctcaagtcaaggggaagggagttccacaacgttggtgccactactgagaaggccctatttcttgccgccgccccacgtacctccttaggcggcggcacttgtaaaaaggccttctctgatgacctgagaggacaagccggattgtatgggagtaggcaatctctaagataacctggcccagggcagcatagggctttaaaggtcaaaaccagcaccttgaattgggtccggaaacgaatgggcagccaatgtagcccccggagaagcgggctgacagagtcaaaccgcctagctccagtgaccacacgggccgccgcattctgcactaattgcagtttccgaaccgtcttcaggggcagccccacataaagcgtgttacaataatctaacctcgatgtcaccgtagcatggatcaccgtggccaggtctgcacgatccaagtacggacgcagctggcacaccagccgaagctgagtgaaggccccactagctacagccgccacctgggaatccaggagcagctgcaagtccaggtggacccccaagctgcggacctgctccttcagagggagtgcaaccccattcagagcaagctgataatccagcacctgcatcaaggatttccgaaccaggagagcctctgtcttatccggatttaatttcagcttgttagcccccatccagatcctcactgcttccagacagcgctccaggccctcaaccaacCTATCAGCCAATTGACTTAAACAGCCTGGGGAGGTGGGAACGGAGCTCTCCTTAAGCGTATGTGTGCTTGGGGGGCTCAGTCTGTTCCCAGCCAGCaaccctgcctgcccaccctctagctgctctgagattagctggctgctctttgagggctgggcaggaattttttgctaCCATCCAAATTGGCCATTGGTTGGTAGTTTTTTTTGTCAACCCCAGACTGGCATTGGGGCTGGTGAGGGTTTTTTTTAGTTAGGTTTAGGGAAGTCATTTGGCCACTAGCATCAGAAATCTGGGATGGGGTAGGCAGAGTATTTTTCTCGGCATCCCATCTGGGGCAGCAAGGTTGGGGGTTAGCCAGGACTGTTCCAATGATAACTGAATGACtcaaggaggctggctggcaagcccctggcCGAGCTGGCTAGTCCTGGCAGGAGAATTCTGCGGGTGTAGCAGTTCCACTGCCTTTATCCTTTGGGGGCTAAGTTGAAAGGCAAGTTCAGTAATTAATTGAGCAATGCCTAGAGTCGGTTGGATGCCCTATGAGATCATGGGACCAAGGCAGCTAGGACCATTTCCTTCACTTAGTACCCAGCACTTGGGAGGTTCAGGGTTTTTCCCTCACAGTTACCCTGTTGCAAAATTTATTGTTAACTGAATAAAGTGACCCATTTAAACTCCAAAAAAATAGTCTGTTGTCGTTATTTGAGGGGTTCTGGGGAATTACTGCAGTTCAACCCAGAGGGAGTACATACCCATCATCAGACCTTTCCATGCCTtggttcaattcccttttaaagctatccaaGATAATGGGCACCACCACAAACTCATTAGGAGCTGCATGGAGAGGTATACGTAAAACCTGCATAATTTGTTCCAACGGAGCAGCAcaataacatttaaaaatcattaaCAAAGGTTTTCATAATGCAGAAAGAACACGGCACATAAAGAAATCACATACACCATACTGCATCTTTTTTTAAGAATGCTTCTTTAAGCAGATGTGTACAATTAGCTACTTTTTCCAAACAGTTTACCTAAAGCAATTTTCATATCTTTGCTTTTTAGACTGTATATGATGGCGTTTAACATGGGAGTTAAAACACTATACTGGATTGAGGCCACCCTGTCCAGATCCTTAAGGGATGGAGAACTTGGCTTTACATACCGGAAAAAAACTGATAGATAAAATAGGCAAATGACAATGAGGTGGGagctgcaggtggagaaggctttgctccttcccttggctGACTGAATCTTCAGAATGGCAGAGATGATATAAACATAAGACACAAGAGGGAGCAAGAAAGAGGTTCCACCAAAAACAAAGCTGGAAGTAAAAAGAACTACATAATTGAAGAAGGTATCACTGCATGTCAAACTCAAGAGGGAAGGAATTTCGCAGCTGTAGTGGCTGATTGTGTTGAGTCTACAGAATCTGAGGTTCAGCAAAGGTAATGTGTTGACCACAGCATCCAAGAAGCCCATTGCCCAGGCTCCTCCCACCATCTGTCTGCAAAGCTGCTGTTTCATGATGGCTGAATACCGCAGTGGGTGACATATAGCGacatagcgatcataggccatcGCGGAGAGAATAAAAACCTCAGTACCAATAAAAAGGATAAAGAAGAAGATCTGTGCAAGACACCCTGACACGGAAATAGTTTTCTGCTTTGCTATCAAGTTTTGCAACATTTTGGGGACTGTGACAGAAGAATAGCAGATGTCAACGAAGGCCAGATGACTGAGAAAGAAGAACATGGGGGTGTGGAGGCTGGCCTCATTCCTGATGACCAGAATGATGGCTGAATTGCCTAATAATGTCCCAGCATATATTATTAGAAACACCAAGAACAGAAAAATCTGCACCTGTGGATTGTTGGAGAGTCCTAATAGTATAAACTCTGTTATTCTGGTTTGATTCTCCATGATGAAGTACACAACTGCTGTGAAACCTGTATATGCAAGAAAACAAATAGAAGTAGTTTAATAATTGTGTACAATGTATTATGAAAAAAATGCATGTGATTCAATTCTGCATAAGTTCACTCATAAGTCAGTGCCATTCTACTTATAAATCAGTGTTATCCTATTGTCTGAATGACAGCCTTTGAGAAATTCTCCATATTCATGGCTGTGTGCTGCAGAAGTCCCAACTGGGTCATCATTCTGGCATAATGTGCAATGTATTTTGTTGCATATTCCATGTTGCACACAGTAGCATTTCCAGATTCTTGAAGGCTATTACAGTTTCATTGAAATATTTTGTGGCAAAGAAAGGAAGATAAAGAATCGTTGGAATGGGAGAGACTCTGGAGGAGAATTCCACTTCCCAGTCTTGCTAAATAGTGAATGGAAAGTAGCTGTTTATAAGCATGCAGAACAATGTGAAAAAATATGTGCTTGCTTGCAATTTGGGAATTTCATACATATCGGTTTCCATTCTGATGTAAGGAAATGATAACTATGACCTATCCTTATTCTGCCTTCCTTCATGGATGAGAGAGGAATAGCATCCATAAAAACATGCAATTTCACCACTAACACAATAAACTATGTACTAATTAAACAGATTGCAACCCATGCCTCAGATTTCCTTGTAATGGACCCTTCCCTCTCTGCCCCAAACATAATACAGAGGGCAGCACCTAAGAACGTCAGTCCATGAGTTGATGGTTGAAATGAAGTGAGTGATCATTGACTTAACCAAGCATGGACTAGCTAGAGGCTTCTACCAATGCTTTGACTGCTCTCACAGCAGCCTAAGAATTTCAGCTGCTGTGGTATTCTAAATAGCATTCATACCTGGGTGTTACAGTTTTACTGACCTGGAAAGGTGAACCACCTAAAATACTGTAGGACTGTGGATCTCACCTTCTTAGCTGAATCCATCAATACAATATGTGAGAAGGCACCAAAGTTCAGTTGCATGGATTTTACTCATTCTTCTTTGAATGCATTTCTGCAAACATCCGCCTTGTATCAACATCTACATCTGCAAACatgttagagataattgggcaaaacacagagatagcagaagcgcaaaccggcagctgcagtgtgtggtgctcagagcacagggaaaaacgccaaaaaaaagaggcaagacccagggaagtaccaacaccagagtctatttacaggcagtatttgcagatagaaggcagttccagaaatcaacaagcagaggcagtccagcaaacagtccaagtagtcagtaaatcaggtatccatccagcagagattcatgcagcaactcactcctacaactcacacagtggagtgtgcttgttggccatttatactcctgtcagccaatgggaaaggccatgacctcatccctgaggaatgtcattgcatcatcctgggtggggattgcattagcttttcccatctctccttgttctgtgcaatgactcagcactttgccctgattggtccttgccccattgtctgacaggtatgcttactttgcttatacacagcagcagtctggtaggcctgccttatccagccaccaaattgccttgctgtatggggcacatactgtaacagccTTCCATAGTCTCTATGATAAATAAATCATGGAAAGCTCACAGCAGGCTAAATATTTTCGCTAACTCCTTTTCAGTTGCTTAAACTTTTTCTCACCCTCGAGGGACCTGATTGCATCATTTTAAACATAATTGTTCTTGCCATTCCACCAGTAATTGCCTTTAGGACAAATCATTCCTAGTATGCCAACACTAGTTCAGTGGTATTCATGTGGGAAATTCTATGGTAATCCTCACGCTCTTTACAGGCACTTGTAAAGTGCTATATACTTGTTTTCAGACCCAGAAACTCAAATGGACTGCCCCTGCCCAGCAATAAACATATGagatggaggggaggggcttGGGTTAAGCCAGTCCACTTTATTGActatcacagtgattttcaacctttttttggcttgtggcacactgacaaggtgctaaaattgtcaagggacaccattagttttttgactattgacaaggcacaccatactgttggtgggggctcacatcctccaatggctctactaataaatgaccttccccaaactcccatggcacacctgcagaccatttgcggcacaccagtgtgccacagcacactggttgaaaatggctcgaCTATCAGTTAGAAATACCTGCAGCAGGTGGAGACTAAACTACAGCCCGTTTCTGCAGCCTATTCACATGCAGGCTCTCCTCCTCTCATCCATTCTTGCAGGCTTTCCACGTGGAGTCCACTCACTTCTTTTAAATTCCTGTGGTTGCGTGAGAGCTCTGAAGAGCACCGCAGATCGCGCAACCACTATGAAGGTCCAGTGAGAGCTCTGCAAAAGTCTGCAGGCCTCAATCTTTGGAAGATTGGGAGGATCCCTGCAGGCGGATGAGTCTCCAAGAGCTAGACAGATGGTCTCCACAGGCTGGATGTAGCCCACAGGCCATACTTTGGGGACCCatgatctagaccagtggtgtTCAAAGTTGTGACTGCTGCATGCCCGGAATGCGGTCCCTGACCGGACCACATCCGAGCATTCTGCTCAGGCACCGTGTGAAGTCCCCCTTGATTCGGGGACAGGTACACTCTGGGCAGATGCGCCTGCATGGACATCCTGTCGTGCGGCCTTCTGGGAGACTGGGCAGAcaatgtgactgcccagagtgtccctgtcccaaTTGAAGAGGACTTCATGCAGCACCCGAGTGGAACtgaaaggtctgctcaccgggtgGATGGCTCCACAtgaatgctggatctggcccccgggccacagTTTGTGTGGTTCTGATCTAGGCTAAAATCTAAAGAGATCTGGTTGATTGCATGGAAGCGGGATAGTTTTAGTTATTTAGAATGGGAGTGGGATTGTTTTATTTCCATGGGTACTGTGTGGAAACGAGAGTCAGGGAGACTCACAGTTGTTTTGAGATACTGCCACAGGATAGACTACAGGATATAGACTATAATTCTAGCATATAAGAGTTTGAGCCCAAACAAACTGAAGCTGTGTGAAAAATTGCAGAGGCAGAGGAAACACCAGCCTGAATGGTTGAATCCCCAATAGATGGGGTGGGATTGATACCACTGAGCCACCGCCCCCTTCTGTGACAATGTCCCAGCAGGGTGGGTGGTCTGATCTCTTTTGGAAAGGCTGCCTTGAAAAGGCCATTCCAGGGTAATAACCTGTAACCAGGCTCCAATTGCTGTTTATGCCACTCTAAGAAGGGATCCATAGCGTCCCTCATGTACAATTGCCCATCGTACAACAGCCAAGAGGCACCATCAAACTCCAGACATAGCTGCTGAATACTGTTGAGACATTTCATCAAAGCAGCAGTTCTGGCAGGCGGACACTGAAACACAACATCCATATAAActatagagtagtggttctcaaactggtctGCTGCGACCCATCAGTTTACGTAATgattcccctgtccctttaaggggtggggtaaggggagggaggcaggcatgCGATCCTGTATGGGGGGGCCAggaggggtgctttgcacttactttaagAAGGTAGGGCTTCAGCACActgcaggagatgtggggagccctgcgcagccctgcacagtacTCCCTGAGGTtcggaacattcactaaaagtgggcaaaaagcacttccgttttgcaggaggtgctttgcgcccacttttagtgaacgttccaagccccCTCactcccccttagcaatgcgatcctgggaatcacgttgctgcctccctccccttcccccaccccttaaagggacaggggaaacattacacaaactggtggggtgcaacccaccagtttgagaaccactgctctatagttTATATGGATGTTGTGTTTCAGTGTCCGCCTGCCAGAGCTGCTGCTTTGATGAAATGCAAAGgggctgccttagcccctcccctgcaagaacttactgagagagtaaagctacctcaaagtttgagaaccactgctataaagaaTAAAAGTCAAGTGGTGCAGCTCCTAACAATTTAGTGCTTGCAGTCTAATCACAGGCCAGCTCCCCTATTATGTCTGCTGGTTCTAGCTCCTTGTGAAGAATACTAAAAATATCAACATACTCACATTTCCATATCGTTTCCATAATGACAGTGAACAGATTATTGGCAGTGAGACTCATTGGCAAGGCAACTTCCTGGTAAGTGTAGTTGTGGGCCCTTCCCCAACATCTATGGTCaaagggggcaggtgcccactgAATACTGACCAACTTGGTCTAAATGTAATGTCACACCCTGCCACACCTGTTTTAAGTTCCAGTAAGGCTGAGAGCAGCAgggttgttacgtgaaaatccctttttgccttttagttgtgattttctctctatcttgttatgttactatggactaaaatatcatgcaggctaaacttcacacaggccacatttccaagaCTCATCAAGTCACaaggctcatggttacacaacttCCACCTCCCtttggtcacacattatgggaggaagtctggcatcttaaatcattgtttaagtgtctcctattcattgtattgttttaacccagtcactgtttaagtactgttcttgtgttgctgattgtGTAAGCTCCCCCATCTaggacacaaccaccacctccccacggtcacacattatgggaggaagccagccattgaccccattgaattttgctgataacagatcctttcaatgttttacacactccaagtaccctgctgggtggtagtaatGAAGCTACCAGCACTGTCTGCAAaccccctttttaagagagg is a window of Tiliqua scincoides isolate rTilSci1 chromosome 5, rTilSci1.hap2, whole genome shotgun sequence DNA encoding:
- the LOC136652809 gene encoding olfactory receptor 5V1-like, whose product is MENQTRITEFILLGLSNNPQVQIFLFLVFLIIYAGTLLGNSAIILVIRNEASLHTPMFFFLSHLAFVDICYSSVTVPKMLQNLIAKQKTISVSGCLAQIFFFILFIGTEVFILSAMAYDRYVAICHPLRYSAIMKQQLCRQMVGGAWAMGFLDAVVNTLPLLNLRFCRLNTISHYSCEIPSLLSLTCSDTFFNYVVLFTSSFVFGGTSFLLPLVSYVYIISAILKIQSAKGRSKAFSTCSSHLIVICLFYLSVFFRYVKPSSPSLKDLDRVASIQYSVLTPMLNAIIYSLKSKDMKIALGKLFGKSS